The Glycine soja cultivar W05 chromosome 15, ASM419377v2, whole genome shotgun sequence region TACCCGTTGTGAGATAATAGACACTTGAAGATGGGGTCTATATATATACCAAAAGctttgaagataaaaataactcTTGTgcgaaaacatttattattctttttgtaaaaagaattatGTATATTCTTGTAAAGTTAAAAAAAGCTCTCAAAATACCTTGAACAtattgagagaaaagactaagtGGTGATTGTAAATCTGTCTTTAAGACGATCATAGATTTAGTTATTGTGCAAACACAATCAACAAATCTCTTATGATTTGTTTAGAGCCAATAGTGGCTTGGTATAGACAAAGAATATTAGGTGTTATCAAGCTTGGGGTAGAGTTTAATTTGTAGAGCCAAAAGTGGTCGTGAcataatacttttaatttgtGAAGTTAGTGGAACTTGGTATTTTGTCAAGAACTGAACGTAGTCTTAGTGGTAGAGACGAACTAGTATAACTTTCTATGTTTGATCCTTATTTGATTTCTTTCTAATTTAACCAACCTAGGGTTTAaatttgcttttacttttgaaaaCTTCTTTTAGTTGGCAAAATCTTTTTTCATTGTCTAATTGTATTGTTAAAAATCtactatttattttacaaagttTTTTCTTTCAGACTAGAACTTTGTTTGATTGCAAAAaggatttaaaaatttcaaaaatcacaattcaactaTCTCTTCTtgaaatatttgtctttatattTTGGTATCAAAGTTGAGCCTCTCAACACCAAACAATGTCTAGataacaacaacaatcaattcattATGAAAGGAGCATCCCTCACAAGGCCATCGGACTTTACAAGAGAGAACTATCCATACTAAAAAGACAGAATGGAGGTGTACATCAAGTCCAACCACTACAGGCTCTAGCTGATAATTACAAATGGTGACATACCTGATAATTACAAATGGTGACATACCATCACCAAACTCGAAGTTTTAGTTGATAATctaattctttttaatatttcatgCTTAGTTGGTTGTAACCGCAGGTGCGCGCACACAGATATATAGGGAACAACtagtgcaaaatcagaatcgtAAATTTGAACCATACAATCATATATGAATGTCGATGGTTAACACTGTTAATTAAACGTGAGAGATGGAAAAAACTGCAACCCGTTCAGTTTCTGATATCGCCCACTATCGTTTTTTTGTTTCTAGAATACTCTCTTTTTGAAATCGTTCATCACCGTTCTTcaattctataaaaaatattcttaaccCGTTTCTGAAATTGCTCCCTGAAGTTGGTATGTTATTTTCAAATACTCCAATTTAGTTTGATATGGTTATGGAAATTAGTTTCACTGGTGGTTAAATAACCAACACGATAAGTTGAATGCTAAAACCTACTATatgttctttttgtttttggtaaagTAAGAgcgaagaaaaaaatattaaaaaagagaaatagaatCCCACGTGAAGATATCCAAAGCTTCTATTGGAGGGCGTGGCCACTCTTGATGCTACACGTTATGATTCAACCATCACCGAGTTAAATTATTTGCTAAAGAGTTAGCATTTAAGATTGAGGAGACAGTGCAAGTTAGAATTTAAGATTAAGGAGACAGCAGAACTGTCCCCTAAACCATTATTAGCATCTCCAGTGATCTTAACTTAAAGAAATCTACTTTAGGTATCTTAtgctatattaatataatttaagtgGTAcctacactactaaaaaaaccaTTTACTAGGACGTGTAAACTACCACGGTTGataaaaaccgttttaaaaaaaatctgaggataatattgtaataattttattaataacaaaaatggtttttaaaaaccgtcttaaaattatgaatttaaaaacggttatttaaaaaaccgtcATAATCCCTTATATCTTTgcactttttttgctttctctctctcatttaTTAGACAGCTGTTAGCTTTAATTTTCTTGCTATGTGACTTTCTCTCTCCATCGCATCATGCAACGCgcccttctttcttctttcctctttctctttctcttctctctatCAGTTGcctctttctcttcctattctccgcctctttctcttctcaatgcattcttttgtaaaaaaattcttcCTCTTCCCAACAGGTTTCGAGAGAGACACCTCCCTTTCGCTCGCATGTTcaccaaaattttcaaaaccaagaaTTCTAGCTCAGaataacaaaaccaaaaaaaagaaaaaaaaacccaataTTTATTCATGGTTTATTTAAAAGTGTTGTTTGAAGTGGGGAGAAGGAGAAACAGACCTGGTGGTAGGGGAAGGGCAAAAGGTTATGGTATAATCCGCGGAAGCGCAAGTGAAGGTGCTGGTCTTGTCGTCGTACGCACAGCTATTAGCGCGTGGGCAAGCGCTctttgtaacatcccatttttttcataaataaattttaaaagttttttagtaaaaataataaaaataaataaatagagtaaataataggtcgtaaatgcccctagctataaataacaACATGCTAGGTTTTTCAGATTGACTCATCAGCCTCCTCTgcctctcattttcgttttcccccttctcctttcaaaaccctttctttttcccgcagtccacaaaacctgtctcagaaaaacaatgatctcggactcattcaccgttggatcgtcgtgaaatttgagtaccaagttcgcaacccaatttcgagcattctcaccattgggaattgcaaaatcatgtctgagcttagaggaaaacccttcgcattgtagccttttattttcccgcagaaacccaaaactatctcggtaaaactacgatcccggtttcgttaaccgttggattttcatgaaatttggatatgttgttttgCGAGATGATATTCGTggtgggagaaaaaggaatcgcatgaagacagtacaagtgaaggcttcaatctcttctccgtctctctggcgttcgagaattctatcggagcagttggaggaaaaactggaggaatctgagggaaccgctagagatgccgctatcgttatcagaagacacgtgagtccgcttagaggtaagggatgagtttatcgcaattgggggttagaatgaacatgtgtagggatccttagagaactaaatttgggtttattttgggatgtttattgaattataatttttcgtttatgattataaatacaatattattgtgttctatgtaccaattgatgtcctgatgagaattgattgataaacttgagtgctcttgatgtctttgtgtttaacccatgattttgattaattgattttgatacaattgtgagaaactatttctGAGGTTTTacaccccatgttgtgataaaatcttttgtataaattgttatgtttagGTTATGAAATGAAGATTCAAACTgtgtgtatgtgataaattgaacatgtgacggatgatgaaatacatgtgtattgagatcagatgtatgtattgagttgtgaattatgaactgtgcaatcacacaattgtaagaccctttaagggcgacgagtattgtgatgggatccactgtggaaacccgacgagttaaaatgattttgaaaacaattgagtaaatgtgtgtattgcatagttcataggtaaaatgtatatgattcatgatgtgtgataacatgttaaattgagattgtaccgttgtgattgggattaagtgtatgtgataaattgagtatgtatatgattgagatatatatgtgctttgatgtgttgtgtgcattgagttgtgaactatgaattgtacaatcacacgatcataagtcccttcaagggtgacgagttgatgctaagtcccttttagggcgacgagttgatgctaagtcccttttgaggcgacgagttaatgttaagtccctttaagggcaacgagttaatgataagacccttaaagggcgacaagttaaaattattttgagaacaattgaggagtcgtgtgttttgtacaattcatagatagagtatgtgtgctaaaatattttctgggttggacctgaatcaggagggagaggccctgacggactcttcggagtgtaggccttgggggttacacggtttgagtgctcctttaagcctatgttgatcacatatggttggagcattctcgcaaaacactgtgaccctgactggtctccctatgatattacctagtgagagtgacttgacttgctagtgtgtggtttgtcttgtcatgtactcctaggcgcccgacgaggtttttcactgacatggtaccacattgcatataggcttgagtcttagcataattgttccatgcgcttgctaattgtttattatgaaattgatgtgttattatgtcttgatcagagtgtgtgattcttgtgtaatgtgattgatgattgaaaagtgtgattgatggatgaaaagtgaactttgaatgacaaagtggtggaattacgtgtaagtaatttttatttggtttatatgatatgtatatctagctgtcttgtttctctattaattaggaatgtgataactcactccctgtgtgttgtttgtgtttggatcctgtgatgatcttgaactttgtgtttgggggagcagatgactaggtgaattgctttaaggaacattatgctgaaggacgtcgagacacaacgctATGATAGAATGTGACAGTGggacataagtttttatattagttgcatgatgttagtctattttattttatttcactgatttaataaaatatctatgtaaattttgacggccttattttgagccgaatatgttttaataagttttaattgataatagtgaagtgaatgtgaaccttttacccgtgtgaatttggttaccaatatttttatatattttgtttatttatatatatgtcggggtagagggtgtcacactctTGAATATCGCTGAGTAAGCCGATGGCTTGCACGTGTCGGGCGTGCCGTACGCGCCGCTGCAGCAATACTGCGGCGAGTTGAACGCCTCGCAGGTGCTCTTGCCCACCACCACACCCTCTCTCCCATCCATTCCCATCACTTTAAGCTCCGAAGGACACGCGTCGTTCAGATCTTCCATGCACCCCGTCGCGGTGCACTTCTCGCCAGAGCCACCCTGCGGCACCACCAGCATCGGCACGTTGTAGCCGTCGACTAAACTCACGTCGAAGAAGTTGAGGCCTCCGGCTCCGTCGAGGGTGAACTCGGCGAGGGTGGCAGGCGGCGCAGCGCCGTTTCCGGAGCACTTGAGCTTGTCGGAGCCGCAGTCGCCGGTGACACAGGAGAATTTGCCGGTGGAGTCTTCGGAGCAGAGTGTTCTGCCCCAGAAATGGCCACCCCAAGACGCGGGTGCGGCGATTGTGGTGGAGGCGCCGGTTTGGAGAACCAACCTCCCTTTCGCTGAAAGTGTCCTTTTGGGAGCTATGTCCGAAGCTGGATTCCTTATTGGATTAGAAAGAAACAGGTTAATTGTagcttaatttatattaattgataCTCCTGTAATTATTGCTGTTGTGTTTGAAGATGAATCATCCAAAATTGAGATGAATGAAGGTTGtgcttaaataattattattataaaaaatcaaaatatgttaAACACTTCTTATGAGATTTATGTTTAAccaataagatcttaaatggttGACTTTCATAAGTATGTAGATAGGaatttaattctcttttttgaaagagaaataaaacTCATTTTGATGATCTCTAGGCATGgagaatttgtttttaaaatcaagTGCAGGTTTTGttgaaagagaaataaaacTCGTTTTGttgaaagagaaataaaaagatttttccAATCAGGTTTATGGAACTCCCAACTATAGGGTGCAGTTTATGTTTAGAGAGTCAAATGGAGCAACATTTTTAAAATCACAACTTCAAACGCCTGACCCTGATTCAGTTGATGCATCTGCAATTCTTTGGAAAAATCTCCAAGATAAAAAAACTTACTTAAAAATAAAGGTGATTCATACTCTTTgctttagttatttatatttgttttcttaaggTGCTAGATGCCCAACTATGATTGGTTGCTGGTTGCTGTGGAAGCAGAAAATGATCTTAGACAAACTTTACCTACAATGGCATGGGATTAAATTCTTAGAATCTGACTTACAAAAGGTTTTATTTAATCACTACTTATTTGAGAGCTAGTCTAACAACTatgattagaagaaaaaaaataccaatcaaagaaaaataaaaaaaaggaattataGGGGCAATTAAATTACTATGCCTTTCTATATTTTGGTCTTAATAGATTTGAGAGCTCAAATGCAACTAAGGCAACAAAGACAGTGCTCACATCTAAGAATGCATTAGATGAGAATAGCCTCGCAAACCCAACAAAGGTTCATATAACTTCttttattctctttcttttattataaactaacaatatatataataattaactaaGCTAACATCTaatgtttttatgtttgttttgtacACAGATTTCTGGCTATGTTACTGTTAACAAGGTTGTTGGTAGAGCTCTCCTTTACTGGCTCACTGAAGTTGCCCTAAATCCTCTCACCAAACCTTTGGTCATTTGGCTCAATGGAGGTTAGAACTTATATCTACTCAACCCCCTTatctgataaattattattattatattgtttggAAGCATCATGTTTCGACTAATCTCCATGTAACatataattaagtattttaaattttttcatagaGTTAGATATGTAATGATTTGAGATTATCTAATAATCTCTTCTTCACACACACCAAAGTTACTTTAGCATGCATTTTGATTAAGTGAGAGCAATTGCATGCAAATTccttagtattttttaattgtctATAATAATCCTAAAGTCACTGTTATAtcacaattttttaatcaactgTTATATAGCCCATAGATTAGTGTTATGGTTTACTTTGCTTCCTATTTGGTATTTTAATCCATTTGCTTTTAATTAGTAACGCTAATAAACAATGTAAAATACAGCTAATACTATTTTGCTACCGACATACACTAGTCAACAAAAATATAGGATGTACAGatactatcttttttttaaccttttaatatttttctttgcatctttaattaatgatatgtttcatttcattttcctcttaaatatcttttttttaacctcttaaatattttagtctttaattttgttatatttaatattatcatgtataaaatttattattgatcgggattttttaatttttggactTTGGATAATTGCTAAGTTTAATATCTTTATGGACTAACCCTCTATTAGGCAAGTTCTTTGATTCTACCCAGCAAAATACATCACATTGGAGATTATGAAGCTTGTAGAAACCAAAGAGACAGAGATATATAGAGAAAATCCAACTTGTAGAAACCatagaaagaaataattttttttgaattgatttttttactgCTTTGAGTTGCTtactaattataacaaaatttcaCTTCTTTCACATTTGTGCATTTGCTGTCACATGAAGGCTTGTCTGTTTGGCCTTATTGTGAAATATTATGGAGTACACTCGTTGACAACAATTTTGTGTGTCTACTACTCTGCTGTCatataaaaacactaaaaagaATTTGGCAAAACACCATGAAGAGTTAAAAGATATGTctagctttctacatcggttcaggccaaaactgatgtagaattctacacattctacatcggttattagaaTGACCGATGTTGAAATTTGACATTCTACATCAGTTATTTGAACGACCGATGTTAAAAAATCTACATCGGTTGTCctgaaaaccgatgtagaatgtcagATTTCAACATCGGTCCCTCAACCGTCGTTGTGTTTCAACGATACCGGGTTACAATGACGCGTGATAATCGATGTAAAAAGGTGccgataaccgatgtagaaagtctattttctagtagtgctaCTATATCACATTACATTTAAGatatttacatataaatttgtttcattGGTTAAAATATTAAGcaacttgtatttttttaattctttatttcaCTTAAATAGTGCCTATTTCAAAATGCATCTCCTTGAAGTAAATTTGGGctgaaaaattagtttttatttttaagaaatcttGAAGTTGGATTGCTTATATAAGATGTCCatcttaattttaagaaatgcATCTTGCCAAGTCAACAAGCTCCAATGTGTGTGAAAGTTAAGGAATGGTATCTTGGGCTAAGAAACCTATGAAGGAATTGCCGCTAAACATGCCCTAAGTGTTTTGACTTCTATTGAAAGTGCATAAATGATGTTGTGTTACAAAGATTGTGTGTGTCACTTAGAGATACAAATAAGGGAAGTTAATGTTGGAGTTATAAGAGTGACTTGGTGATTGAAGGGAGAAGGGTGGAGAGAGATGTTGTGGGTTTGAATCTCTcccactaacaaaaactaataaattaataattaatattggcggataaaaaaagaaggaaggttAATGTTCATTTTAAAACTAGAGGATTGTGAGTGCATTTAAAGAGACTTCATCCACATCATGTTGGGTTTGTTTAGttgtatttttctattttccacattatttaacttcttttttttcaattttaaaaaccattttaaattatttttgggtTGTAGGATTCAGATGTTGAGCTGTGGTGTTGGGTTGTGGGAGTCGTTGGGCATCATAGGGAGTTTTGGACCCAATCAAAATCCAACTTAATttgcatataattaaattactcaTATAAAAATCTTAAACTACACACACTTCATTGTTTAtcttaaggtaatatattgttttggacttttttttgtttattttaaggtaatatattattttatgaatgatattgtggatatatatatatatatatatatatatatatatatatatatatgatttatatttttttgtgtatcATATGAATAGTAcaatattttatgaatattaattttttaaaaatattcttactattttgtcaaacaaaaatatcctTATGATTTTTGAGTTtgaggaatttttttatttttttccaagaCTTAAAGAAGTAATAGTTTTTTAATCGTCCAACCCGATAACCAACCCAATCAAATCCCATTAAAGTTGGATtggattgataaaataaaaaagataaactcAATCCAATCCTACTCAATTAAGTTTAATGGGATTGagttgaaaaataaacaaaacttaACTCAGCCCAGACTATTTACACCCCTAATATGTTATAGGTATGAAAAACATACTTAAACCTCTAGCAACGGTGAAAGGCGAGGACTACATTGGCAAAATGAACTAGCCTAATTTGAGAGCCTTCTCACCATAAAGATAGTAGATATAGTGCTTCTGCAAGTCCCCTATGACGATATCGTTTCACAGTTTCGTGCGGTGGTGGTAGGGAAGGGAGAAGAGTGTGTGCTTGCGATGGGTTGGTCTTGGGCGGGTTATGGCAGAGGAGGGATGTCTTGCTCCGATTAGGGGTGAGTTTGATTGGTTTGGAGGCAGACCTAAAGGAAGGGAAGGATTCAATGTTGTAGGTTTTCCTCTTATTCATGCTGCCATGGACATTGAATTTGTTATGGGTTTGGGATTTTAGTCTTCTGAGTGAaagggtttttgaaaaatttcaatttaatctaTTTGGGGGTTAGGGATTTGGAGGTGGTTATGGTGAATATGATTTGGAGGTGTAGTGGTTATGGTGAATCTAATTTGGAGGAGGGGAAGGGCAATTATGGTGTTTGAGGTGTGGTGGTTTTATGAATATGATTCCTGcatatttttttcctacaaTTTGTGGGAGTTTTTAACCACTAGAAACTGTATTCTAATTTtctattgtttttataaaaaaattatgcaatttgtgataatttttaatccttgaaaatcacattttaaaatttaaaataaaaataacaccaCATAAGTTTATATTCATCCAAACATAGTTTCAGACCAAAAAGgaacatattataattttatgaagacaaaaaactaataaaaaaatttggaggGATAAAATCAAAACTTTGTCAAttttacaagaacaaaaaacatatttaaaaaaaaaatcaacttataaACTTCAACTTTCATAAAAGCTCTCCTATCAAACTTCTTCAAAAGTTGATgtctacaaaaaaaatttaacttcatggaaaaaagtttgattcattttgattttaattttcttcttctatttgtCGACAAATTTATGTAAAATGGGACCTATATttctttcttagttatgatatGGGGACAGGTTGATGTGGCAAGGGCTTTTGACACAGTTTCCTGGACTAGTTCATAAGCAGTAGCTAACCTGTTATCTGTGGAGGCTGATAGTTGCTCACCCATCTTCTTATGTTTGGAAGTTCACTAATTAACGCATACCGGGTGACTGATTTTGCATTAATGTAGCAAAAGTTTGGAACAGTCGATGAAGATATAAAAACAGAAGTTTCTGACTATCCTATTAGCTGGATTTCTCTTCATGCTTTGACACAAAATCAATCTGTTTGATTAGATACCGTCGAAGGGGTATATTTGGGTTGGGTGGAAAGGAATTATCACGGgtaatttttcaattcaaaattaattaagatataaaattttataaaaatgtactGAAGCGTGATTGGATGGTTACAAGATAATCTATCATTTTGTAACTTTAACAAATTGTCAATTATGGAAATTTTtacctaaaatgaaaaaatacccCTCCCCTCTCTGTCCAAACTCATCCACTCAAAGAAAACCTAAGGGTGAGTCTACATTAACTAAGGTACATCATTTTGTCTAATTAGTGAGAAATGATGCGTCAGTGTCACTTCGATccattgataattttatttgatgatGCAGGGCAGGCTGCTACACTAAAACATAATAATCTTCATTAGCATGTCAAATTCATGATATGCTCTACTAAGCTTTAGATTCAAGGAAGCCTAAAATCAAGAAAGAACAGCTAATACCACTCAAGTACATGAAAAGCCTCAGACAGACCAATTATTTAGTATGAAATGTTTGACTGGTTAAAACCCAAAAGCAACTTAAAAATTCCATGACAATAGTATACAGCTGagcaaaacataaataaaagtgGGCTTGTACTCTATGAAGCACAAACTCTACCAGAGACACACAAATAAAGAAACtctaatgaaatgaaatatgattaacatataacaaaatatctaaattgatggtatattcatttttttaaaccaaccttttatgttttttcaagTATGAGTCGTGTAAATGTGACAACTTATGTATTTaagccaataaaaaataattttcaaattagacACTTAATAAAAAGTGTCGAACAAGTGTCAGGGTGTATAGG contains the following coding sequences:
- the LOC114386285 gene encoding thaumatin-like protein 1, with amino-acid sequence MGEQLSASTDNRNPASDIAPKRTLSAKGRLVLQTGASTTIAAPASWGGHFWGRTLCSEDSTGKFSCVTGDCGSDKLKCSGNGAAPPATLAEFTLDGAGGLNFFDVSLVDGYNVPMLVVPQGGSGEKCTATGCMEDLNDACPSELKVMGMDGREGVVVGKSTCEAFNSPQYCCSGAYGTPDTCKPSAYSAIFKSVTPS